One window of the Deinococcus metalli genome contains the following:
- a CDS encoding ABC transporter ATP-binding protein: MESLRTLWPYLMFHRRQYVIGLLAIAIANAVNLLPAYFIRWTIDGLTGQIDTDPTTPGLTLARAGLYAVGIVVAALIAGGFTLLMRRMIVVASRQSEYEVRRDIFAHLQTLDKSYYDRARTGDLMNRLTGDLGAVREMLGFGAWQIVNIVSGFVTAFAVMFSLSWQLTLIVIALIPIIVGILSYLARQINVRHKAAQEQNSAIAAMAQENFSGARVVKGYAIEDREIETYREMNLELLRRNVALTKVDGPLRSFTTLLIGVAFGLILLVGGRLILYGGAGGAFTVGMLVQFLITVGRLTFPMMMIGWITGVTQRGLASWLRLRELLDAGAQIHDTPGRTDPTIHTLRGEIAFEHVSVRYGGMSVLDDVNLHIPAGTFVGVTGPTGSGKTVLMQLLTRSLDPSSGTVRIDGNDIRYIPLSRLREHISVVPQEPFLFSDTIANNIGFGIESRDLPIVPTGVSVVGLPATPNVPQQPDLARVRNAARLAGLDGDIEGFPDGYDTMLGERGVTLSGGQRQRTAIARAIVREPAILILDDSLSAVDTETERRILDGLREVSQGRTVILIAHRISTLRHADRIVVLEHGRVTEQGSHEELVALGGHYAELERLQRLASDLDADGEAVSDPEHAADDLEDRLPRGAQDVKVKS; encoded by the coding sequence TTGGAAAGTCTACGCACGCTGTGGCCGTACCTGATGTTTCACCGGCGGCAGTATGTGATCGGCCTGCTGGCGATTGCCATCGCCAACGCCGTGAACCTGCTGCCGGCCTATTTCATCCGCTGGACGATCGACGGCCTGACCGGCCAGATCGACACGGACCCCACCACCCCCGGCCTGACCCTGGCCCGGGCCGGTCTGTACGCCGTGGGCATCGTCGTGGCGGCCCTGATCGCGGGCGGGTTCACGCTGCTGATGCGGCGCATGATCGTCGTCGCGTCCCGGCAGAGCGAGTACGAGGTGCGGCGCGACATCTTCGCCCACCTTCAGACACTCGACAAATCCTACTACGACCGCGCCCGCACCGGCGACCTGATGAACCGCTTGACCGGCGACCTGGGTGCGGTGCGCGAAATGCTGGGCTTCGGCGCGTGGCAGATCGTGAACATCGTGTCGGGCTTCGTCACAGCCTTCGCGGTGATGTTCAGCCTGTCGTGGCAGCTCACGCTGATCGTGATTGCCCTGATTCCGATCATCGTGGGCATCCTGTCGTACCTGGCGCGGCAGATCAACGTGCGCCACAAGGCCGCCCAGGAACAGAACAGCGCAATCGCGGCGATGGCCCAGGAGAACTTCAGCGGCGCGCGCGTCGTGAAGGGCTACGCCATCGAGGACCGCGAGATCGAGACGTACCGCGAGATGAACCTGGAGCTGCTGCGCCGCAACGTCGCCCTGACGAAGGTGGACGGGCCGCTGCGGTCGTTCACCACGCTGCTGATCGGCGTGGCCTTCGGGCTGATCCTGCTGGTCGGCGGCCGCCTGATCCTGTACGGCGGCGCGGGCGGCGCGTTCACGGTCGGGATGCTGGTGCAGTTCCTGATCACGGTGGGCCGCCTGACCTTCCCGATGATGATGATCGGCTGGATCACCGGCGTGACCCAGCGCGGCCTGGCGTCGTGGCTGCGGCTGCGCGAGCTGCTGGACGCCGGGGCGCAGATCCACGACACCCCCGGGCGCACCGACCCCACCATCCACACGCTGCGCGGCGAGATCGCCTTCGAGCACGTGAGCGTGCGCTACGGCGGCATGAGCGTGCTGGACGACGTGAACCTGCACATCCCGGCTGGCACCTTCGTCGGCGTGACCGGCCCGACCGGCAGCGGTAAGACCGTGCTGATGCAGCTCCTGACGCGCAGCCTGGATCCCAGCAGCGGCACCGTGCGGATCGACGGCAACGACATCCGCTACATTCCGCTCTCGCGGCTGCGCGAGCACATCAGCGTGGTGCCGCAGGAGCCGTTCCTGTTCAGCGACACCATCGCCAACAACATCGGCTTCGGGATCGAGTCGCGTGACCTGCCCATCGTGCCCACCGGCGTGAGCGTGGTGGGACTGCCGGCCACGCCGAACGTGCCGCAGCAGCCGGACCTCGCCCGCGTGCGCAACGCCGCGCGGCTGGCCGGGCTGGACGGCGACATCGAGGGCTTCCCCGACGGCTACGACACCATGCTCGGCGAGCGCGGCGTGACGCTCTCCGGCGGGCAGCGTCAGCGCACTGCAATTGCCCGCGCCATCGTGCGCGAGCCCGCCATCCTGATCCTCGACGACAGCCTGTCGGCCGTGGACACCGAGACCGAGCGCCGTATTCTGGACGGCCTGCGCGAGGTCAGCCAGGGCCGCACCGTGATCCTGATCGCGCACCGGATCAGCACCCTGCGGCACGCCGACCGCATCGTGGTGCTCGAGCACGGCCGCGTGACCGAGCAGGGCAGCCACGAGGAACTCGTTGCCCTGGGCGGCCACTACGCTGAACTCGAGCGCCTCCAGCGCCTCGCCAGCGACCTCGACGCCGACGGCGAAGCGGTCAGCGATCCCGAGCACGCGGCCGACGACCTCGAAGACCGTCTCCCCCGGGGAGCACAGGACGTGAAGGTGAAGTCATGA
- the msrB gene encoding peptide-methionine (R)-S-oxide reductase MsrB produces the protein MTSTDKAAFVKPSDAELRGQLTPIQYQVTQHEGTERAFTGEYWDHTGDGIYVDVVSGEPLFSSRDKYDAGCGWPSFTRPIEKVGLTENTDYKIGYARTEVRSPVADSHLGHVFPDGPRDQGGLRYCINSAALRFVPADRLEAEGYGEYAAQFR, from the coding sequence ATGACCAGCACCGACAAGGCCGCGTTCGTCAAGCCCTCGGACGCCGAACTGCGCGGGCAGCTCACGCCCATCCAGTACCAGGTGACGCAGCACGAGGGCACCGAGCGGGCCTTCACCGGCGAGTACTGGGACCACACCGGCGACGGCATCTACGTGGACGTCGTGTCCGGCGAGCCGCTGTTCTCCAGCCGGGACAAGTACGACGCCGGCTGCGGATGGCCCAGCTTCACGCGGCCCATCGAGAAGGTCGGCCTGACCGAGAACACCGACTACAAGATCGGGTACGCCCGCACCGAGGTCCGCTCGCCCGTCGCGGACTCTCACCTGGGCCACGTCTTCCCGGACGGCCCGCGTGACCAGGGCGGCCTGCGCTACTGCATCAACTCCGCGGCGCTGCGCTTCGTCCCGGCAGACCGCCTGGAGGCCGAGGGCTACGGCGAGTACGCGGCCCAGTTCCGCTGA
- a CDS encoding ABC transporter ATP-binding protein produces MTQPEDAFSKSFDAHLTRRVLGYLKPYRGLAVLGVLLALVTAALQPLPTLLQRYAIDHALQPYASNPAQNPAPLFQVLLIASLGYIAIQAVAFAVTYFSTLAIGYLGQNVLRDIRADVFTKLQRLQLSFFDQNPVGRLITRVTSDVDAINQFITGGLISLITSTFLIIVYMVVMLTIDWRLSLIAFTVLPILYFATNYFRGKMRLAYRDTRIQQAIVNTKLNENITGMLTVQLFGRQRRSALDFDGSNRALLTANETSVKWFSLFMPVVAVLGQVAVALVLYFAARQLLGPDAVGTGLSAAVTVGTLFAFVQWTQQLFQPIQDLSDVFNTLQAAMASSERIFGVLDTEETITDKPGAQRLEHFAGRVDFDGVWFAYDGSVTADVPDSDDRWILRGLDLHIAPGESVALVGATGAGKTSVTALVSRFYDVQRGSVKVDGVDVRDLAQHDLRRHVGVVLQDVFLFAGTIESNLTLNNPEISHERVVEACKYVGVHDYILSLEDGYRTEVRERGATLSTGQKQLLAFARALIQNPDILLVLDEATANVDTETEIRIQEALEKVMLGRTSVIIAHRLSTIEHCDRIVVMRKGRIVEQGSHRELLDKGGYYARLHRLQYAKGEAAD; encoded by the coding sequence ATGACCCAGCCCGAAGACGCCTTCTCCAAGAGTTTCGACGCGCACCTGACGCGGCGCGTGCTGGGCTACCTGAAGCCCTACCGCGGCCTGGCGGTGCTGGGCGTGCTGCTCGCGCTGGTCACCGCGGCGCTCCAGCCGCTGCCCACGCTGCTCCAGCGCTACGCCATCGACCACGCGCTCCAGCCGTACGCGAGCAACCCCGCGCAGAACCCGGCGCCGCTGTTCCAGGTGCTGCTGATCGCGTCGCTGGGGTACATCGCCATCCAGGCAGTCGCGTTCGCGGTCACGTACTTCTCGACCCTGGCGATCGGCTACCTGGGCCAGAACGTGCTGCGCGACATCCGCGCCGACGTGTTCACGAAACTCCAGCGCCTGCAACTGAGCTTCTTCGACCAGAACCCGGTGGGCCGCCTGATCACGCGCGTGACCAGCGACGTGGACGCCATCAACCAGTTCATCACCGGCGGGCTGATCTCCCTGATCACCAGCACGTTCCTGATCATCGTGTACATGGTCGTCATGCTGACCATCGACTGGCGGCTGTCGCTGATCGCCTTCACGGTGCTGCCCATCCTGTATTTCGCCACGAACTACTTCCGGGGCAAGATGCGCCTGGCGTACCGCGACACCCGCATCCAGCAGGCCATCGTGAACACCAAGCTCAACGAGAACATCACCGGCATGCTGACCGTGCAGCTCTTCGGCCGCCAGCGCCGCAGCGCCCTGGATTTCGACGGGTCCAACCGCGCCCTGCTGACGGCCAACGAGACCAGCGTGAAGTGGTTCTCGCTGTTCATGCCGGTCGTGGCGGTCCTGGGGCAGGTGGCGGTGGCGCTGGTGCTGTACTTCGCCGCGCGGCAACTGCTGGGACCTGACGCGGTCGGCACCGGCCTCAGCGCGGCCGTGACGGTCGGGACGCTCTTCGCGTTCGTGCAGTGGACGCAACAGCTGTTCCAGCCCATCCAGGACCTCAGCGACGTGTTCAACACCCTGCAGGCCGCAATGGCCAGCAGCGAGCGCATCTTCGGCGTGCTCGACACCGAGGAGACCATCACCGACAAACCCGGCGCCCAGCGGCTGGAGCACTTCGCGGGCCGGGTGGACTTCGACGGCGTGTGGTTCGCGTACGACGGCAGCGTCACGGCGGACGTCCCGGACAGCGACGACCGCTGGATCCTGCGCGGCCTCGACCTGCACATCGCCCCCGGCGAGAGCGTGGCCCTGGTCGGCGCGACGGGCGCGGGCAAGACCAGCGTGACCGCCCTGGTCTCTCGCTTCTACGACGTGCAGCGCGGCAGCGTGAAGGTGGACGGCGTGGATGTCCGTGACCTGGCGCAGCACGACCTGCGCCGCCACGTAGGCGTGGTGTTGCAGGACGTGTTCCTGTTCGCCGGCACCATCGAGAGCAACCTGACCCTGAACAACCCCGAGATCAGCCACGAGCGCGTGGTGGAAGCCTGCAAATACGTCGGCGTTCACGACTACATCCTGTCGCTGGAGGACGGCTACCGCACGGAAGTGCGCGAGCGCGGCGCCACGCTGTCGACCGGGCAGAAGCAGCTCCTGGCCTTTGCGCGCGCGCTGATCCAGAACCCCGACATCCTGCTGGTGCTGGACGAGGCCACCGCGAACGTGGACACCGAGACCGAGATCCGTATCCAGGAAGCGCTGGAGAAGGTCATGCTGGGCCGCACCAGCGTCATCATCGCCCACCGCCTGAGCACCATTGAGCACTGCGACCGGATCGTGGTGATGCGCAAGGGCCGCATCGTCGAGCAGGGCAGCCACCGTGAACTGCTCGACAAGGGCGGCTACTACGCCCGCCTGCACCGCCTCCAGTACGCCAAGGGCGAAGCGGCGGACTGA
- a CDS encoding GTP-binding protein, with protein MAKGTFERNKPHVNVGTIGHVDHGKTTLTAA; from the coding sequence ATGGCGAAAGGAACGTTTGAGCGGAACAAGCCCCACGTGAACGTGGGGACGATCGGACACGTGGACCACGGCAAGACCACCCTGACCGCGGC